A stretch of the Erpetoichthys calabaricus chromosome 3, fErpCal1.3, whole genome shotgun sequence genome encodes the following:
- the LOC114649223 gene encoding NADH dehydrogenase [ubiquinone] 1 alpha subcomplex subunit 4-like 2 has product MLRVLSRQARKKPGLIPLFFFISLGMGGAGLYLLRLALRHPECSWDRKNNPEPWTKLSPSHQYKFVAINTDYKKLKKEGPDF; this is encoded by the exons ATGTTGCGTGTGCTCAGCCGACAGGCCCGGAAGAAGCCCGGA CTCATTCcgctcttcttcttcatcagccTGGGGATGGGGGGAGCGGGCCTGTACCTCCTGCGCCTGGCGCTGCGCCACCCCGAGTGCAG CTGGGACAGGAAGAACAACCCGGAGCCGTGGACCAAGCTGAGTCCGTCACACCAATACAAG TTCGTCGCCATCAACACGGACTACAAGAAGCTGAAGAAGGAGGGCCCCGACTTCTGA